The Arachis ipaensis cultivar K30076 chromosome B03, Araip1.1, whole genome shotgun sequence region aaaatatcaaatattttatttaattttttaacttaTTTAAATTAAGTTTTAGGTTTAAAAAGtactaataaaattaattatatgatttttttttgtgttattgAATTTTTTGTTGCGGCTCCTTTTATAATTAGCTGGAGTTGGCTAATACCTTAATTAATTACTTAGCAAAATGTATTTGATATGGTTTCAATTGGTCATTTGGTCCATTTAAAGTTGGTTTGAACCGACGTGTCATATGACTTTTCCTAGTGCCATATAATGCACAGATTCCCCTAGCTTTGATCTGTTACTGTTAGCAAGGTTATCCTGTGACTGGTGTCCTCTACTATCCTTCTCCTTCACATACAGGTTTTCCAATCCATGAGAAGCAAATGATTACAAACACGAAGATAAGCATTTACCTATGATCATGCACCACAGTGCTCTTACAAGTTACAACGTGTCAATCAATAGCTACTGAAAAAGATGATGGACTTATGTTTAATTAAGCCTTTGCATATTAGTTAGGGCATAGATTATTAGGTGACTAAAAAAATGTATATTAGTACCCGTAACGCAAAATTAGAGTTAATTACAATATAGGCAGCGTAAAGTTGCGGCAGCTTCAAAGTGCACTATAGAAAGAGAGCTGAGTGTGTGCCATGTGGTAATCATTTTTTTAATGCATTCCCTTCTCGTACAAGGAAAATCTCCCTCATCCAAACCAAGAGCCCTACGGCTTCTTCTGCTGTTGACTCTTCGTTCTTCGTGTTTCTTCCAATCTCTGggcttatttaattatttatttatttattagtttcTGTGGGTAAATATTTATACGGAGAGTAAGGAAGGTGGTGTTGTGGGGGGTTTTTACTTTTGAGCCGCTATGGCTTCGTCTCTGTTGCTCGCTGTCGTCTTTGTCTTTGATCTCATTGCTTTTGCTCTTGCTGTTGCTGCAGAACAGAGGAGGAACACTGTaagactctctctctctctctctctctctctctctctctcgttgcTCTAGGGCTTATGACATAATTGAAAAATCTTGGGTTGGAAAGGTCATAAAAATTATGACTATTCtgttgattatttatttatttattggcaAAATATGATTTTATTATATTCTATGTTTGCTTAATTTTCTTTGACTTCTCGTTGAAATTGAACTGACCAAATCCTAATCCTGCAAAGTAGAAGCCTCTAGGTCTTTATGTTTTGGGGAAGGGGGAATAAGATTTAGCTTTTATGTAGCTATATTAGCTTCTAGGAATCACTGTATATACTTGTGTATAGTATACAAACTTTCATAGAATCCTCATGTGCTCGTTGTAAAGATTTATCCATTATGTTGAAACATCTAAGACCTAGAGATCCTCATAAAAGACTTGATATGAAGAGATTCATAGGGAGATGCTGGGATATAAGTGTTTCAGCAAGGCAAGAAGGAACTATAGGGTTAAAAATAtacaaacttttattttatttttaacattttaGGAACAAGCTTTTCAATACTTCATGATTCATCATCACATTGGAAACCATACAAATTTAGAATACTTGTTAGTAAAACCCATTAAGCTTCTATACCGTTATGCAGAACTCAATAATATTGTCATACATTACCATTTGATGGGGGAAAACATGTACATGGCATTTAAGAAGTGAATTTCAAGGAAACAAAGATACCATGGTATAGAATTATAACAGCTTATCCACAACTAGTTATACACACATGATGATGCCGTTGAAGCCTCAGAAGCAAAGCATTAAACAAATGTTTTGCGTTGCTGTAATGGATTCCTTTAATGTATGTATATGTTGATAATACAGGCCAAGCTAGTTGTTGATGCTAATGGTAGAAAGTACTGCCAATATGATTCTGACATTGCAACTGGCCTTGGCGTGggttcgttcttcatcctagtcGCGAGTCAAGTGATCATAATGATTGTAACTAGATGCCTCTGCTGTGGAAAAGCTATGAGACCAAGTGGTTCCAGATCTTGGGCAATTTGCTTATTCATAACTAGCTGGTACACTTGCTTCcaattgttttccttttcttttcttattgatTTCACCTATAAAGTTCCAAGACCAACTTTTTAACCAGGACAATGATAATTGAACAACACAGATCTAACATGATTATGCACAATAATTTCTCTTGGACTTATACTATTATTCGCCAAGTTTAACTTGGTGCATTTAAGACTTGAACTGACATGGCTATGTTGTTGATTCAGGGTAATGTTTATTATTGCTGCGGCATGCCTGCTGGCCGGTTCTGTGAGGAATGCTTACCACACCAAGTACAGAGATCTCTTGAAACAGAGTGCACCATCGTGCGAGACAATGAGGAAGGGTGTCTTTGGAGCCGGAGCTGCATTCATCGTTCTCACAGGCATAGCCTCTGAGATTTATTATGTTAGTTTTTCCAAAGCTAACAATGGTCCTCCCCCCTATGCCAGGGACACTGGTGTGAGGATGGGAAACTTATAGAACTTTTTCTTACTTAGTTAGTAGTTGGGAACATGTTTGTGTGGAAAACTGGCTAATATCATTCATGTGAAAAAAGCTATTTGTAAATTATGAAGACTGGTTGTGATTCTGATGTTTAAACTATACCACATGTCTATTGATTCTGCTGATATGCTGATCTAGGAATGAAAATGTTCTTGCTCTGTATGATTAAACAGTTAATTTTAAGTTAATAGTCAtattgatatttaattatttatacatGAAGGAACTTTCTACCTTTACAAGGGATCCACATCCACTTACGTAATTACATTTGTTGTTGTTGGTAAAAGCGTAGAATTTGAAACACATTTAGTTTTAGAATAAAATCCTATTATAATTAGACTAGTCCTATCAATCCATGTCGTATTGTTGTTTCATTTTCTACCTGTGGAACTATGATTCCTATCACAAATAGTGATGTGCTTTTCCTTGAGACTGATGGAGAGAACATTCAAGTTAATAAAGTGATATGGATTCAGCCTAGTTGCTTCCAGATATCTCCTATTCATAGCTGGTGACTTCAATATATATGCAGTGTTGCAAtctgttatttattttatgcttCAATTAATTGTATATGTTACATTACTGTACTTGAGTTTGTGTGGTTGGAGTGGTTATTGTAGTGTATTCTTTATGATACCATACACTTCTTCTGATGCATTAAAGAAAATCTGTGGCTCTCACATTTGTTCACTTAAACCTTCAAATGCCATTCCTCTACCTTCACAAGTTGCGATCTACCTTTTACTTATGTATATACAAATGTGATCAATATAAGGATATTTTTTAAGCCAATTTCTGAATTGACAAATTTACAAATATTAAGCGACTAACATTTTTTTTACATTTGAGCCAATACTAgtctattctttttattttaaaactaaaaatgttggtctagaattttgtctttttttattccttcttcaattcttttcttgatgataaatagaaattaaagaagTTCATTCGCGTAGGAAGGAAGAGATGATTGACTTGTAGTTTTGTTTGCTATTGAAAGCCAACTTCTATCAAATTAGTTAACCACTTAgccttttttaattatttaattaaatatttattaaactaataaaataaagagtttaattttgatatattgacAGTGTAAAACATTTTATCTAGTTATGCAATCACAATCGTTTTTTTGGATGATCATTTATGCAGTGAATATaaataatagttatttttattaatgtgtcTGTTATGTGATTAGATGCACATGTAAAACGGTTTTATTCTAagagtgtatcaaaattaaaattaaattctaaaattaaacGCTCATATCACATGATACATAATATAATTTCTTATAGGGCGAGGTGGTCTAAACCGTTGATCCTGGTCCTGCTCCCCTTATGGGACATCTTTCATATATAGCCGCAGCAACTACCATGAGAGGAACAATAATGAGAAATGGCTATGGATAAATAATAGACATCCCCAACCTCTATATCTATAATGCATGCAATTAAAGCTTCGGGACAACCTAGACTGGACACTACTACTACATTGTAAATGatgccttttcttttctttttcagggtTACACTAATGGTTCATCATGTTCTCAATCTCATTGTGGTCCTAACAGCTCCCCCAATTAAATACTCACTcctatttcttttatttctcgGTATGGTTAACATTAGATCAATAATGTATCTAAATTCATACA contains the following coding sequences:
- the LOC107631009 gene encoding uncharacterized protein LOC107631009 yields the protein MASSLLLAVVFVFDLIAFALAVAAEQRRNTAKLVVDANGRKYCQYDSDIATGLGVGSFFILVASQVIIMIVTRCLCCGKAMRPSGSRSWAICLFITSWVMFIIAAACLLAGSVRNAYHTKYRDLLKQSAPSCETMRKGVFGAGAAFIVLTGIASEIYYVSFSKANNGPPPYARDTGVRMGNL